TTGCCCGGCGGCAGCCTCGTGCAGCggcgaggaggagaggggagggagaGGGGCTACTCCGGCGAGGGGGAGTTGCCCCCGAGACGCCCAGTTTGCTTTTCGCCTGGTTGCTTGTGCGCAAGCAATAAATTGGCAGAAAATGAGCCAGTAGAATCGGCACAAGTTCCAAAACAAAAAACGTACTGCATAAAATAAGTTTCACCAGGAAAGGTATCACTGTCATATAATAGAAAACATGTTAGCAATGAAAATGAAATCAAATAATAGAAAAAGGGGGTTAATTTGAAGAACAAAATCGGAATCATATATGGTAGGGCAAAAATCATAACTATGCCATTGAATTGTTTTCACAAATAAATATTGATAGTACACGTGCGTGCAAGTATTGAAGAAAAAACAATGTATATTTGAAGCAAGACagcagattttttttggaaaaaaaaacaGTAGCAAGTTTGCACGGAAAAAATGATGCCTGAAACAAACACATAGGACAGCACGAACAGATGAACAAAGATGATGTAGATAAAAGCATTGGACAGAAGGGAAAAGAAGATTGAAGGGGGGAAAACAAAACTGAAATAACATAAGAACAAcacaaggaagaaggaagaagaaggtggACAAGATAAAAGAATAGCAGAAATTAGAACTGAAATAACATAAAAACAGCGCAAGGACGAACAAAGGAGAAGATGAACAGGATAGAAGGAAAAATAACAACAGCGCAAGGAGGAAGGAAAATGAAAGTGAACGATGGTAGGAAGTCGTGGAATAGGGTTCGTAATAGAACGGGGGCTGCAGGATACAGACATGTAGCCGTATTTGTAAAACAATTAACACATATAGTGTTTCGTATCcagagagctactccctccgttccaaaatagatgactccacTTTGCACTAAAGTTAGTGTAAAgtggagtcatctattttggaacggagggagtaccaatttTCATTCATTTTGAACAGTTTTATGTCCAGATATGTGCACGGCGCAGATGGACGGCAAGAGGCGTTTCACCATACACGTGCCCCTTCAAATTTTCGTGTGTCACGTGCAAGTTGCAACCAACCGTGACGTAAAAACAACATGCCGGATGGAGACAGATGCTTGAATCTTAGCTGCGCATCTGCGCATGCGTATGGTGTGAGCGCCTCTCCATTTCTGCATTTTCGCAAACGAAAAATGAAATAGGGTACGTATTATTGTGGCCATAGTAGGATGTGCGGCCGTACGAGTACGATGTTGCTGTCTCGCACAAATCGTTCCATCGTAGCAAGTACTCGGACTTAATTAATTTCCGGCAAAAAGAAAATACTTAATTAACTCACCGTCGAGTACTAAAGACGCGGTTTAAGAAAAAGTACTCCTACGAACGGTTGTTGAGCGTGACTAGTCCCCTCCGTTTCTATTTAGTCTTGGTGTAAAAATCTGTGGCCGAACATCTGCCTACCCGCATTCATTTCGGTTAGGGCGTACATGACCGTTAGGTTGACCAGAGCGGCATTCACATCAACGCGGCGACCATGAAGGCTACTCCAAGCGTTGGATGAATTTAAGCGACCCGATCAGCTTGCCCGGCTATTTAAGCTGGCCGCccgtggacgcaatcccttcaccACTATCCCGCCGCTCCTCTCTCGATGCACGCCTCCAGCTCGGCCTCCACTATTGGAAAATTCGACGCCTCTAAGTGGTTCTCCACGTGCCCCATAGATTTGCGGGGAGCTCCGGATCCTGGCGCTGCCGGCCACATTCACCGGgcgccttagagcatctacaaccggcatTCTCAAATCCTCCTCAAATGTCCACGATGTTGTCGGAcaggagagagaagaaaaaaagtgACCTAATCCCTTCATATCGTCCCCATCCGTTCGGACTATCCGCGAACCCTCATATTGAGGACGCGCCTAGTCAGTCTGTCATGTAGGACATGGCCCAACCCGGAccatctttttttctttcttttttcttctctcttttcatCTACACCAATCATGTGCAGGTGACTGCACACATGAGGAAGAAAATATGGAGTGTGGCTGCATGGACGGATAAATAAGGGCTCCAAACGGACGCACCCGATCAGTGACCGTGGTCAGGCGGCGCCATCCCCTGCGTCGCAATGTGGCGTCCAAATCGTACACCGcttggaggaggaggcgccctcccAGGCACACCCATCTCCACTGTGGCAAGGAGGCGGCGCCACCAGCCCCGCCCCATCGCCAGTCCAGAAACTAGTGACATCCAATCGCCGTTAAGGAGGATACATCATCCCCGATGATCTCCAAGGTGTGCATCCACCTTGGCTACTACCTTGGTGACATCAAACTGTCCTCCTCAGTGGCGATCGTCAACAAATGCCTCTCTGAGGCGATGAGGCGGGAGTGGCACAACGCGGCACGCTAGACAACATTCCTGAAGACGACATCCCGCCTGCTTGAGTGAGCACCTTTCTTGGAACAAGCGTTCACACAAAATTATGGCTAATTTTCATGAGGTTCTCTTTGAAtgcaatttatttgatttggattttcatggagtttcttgGACTTATAATAATAAGCAAGAAGGTGGTAAAAAATGTGAAAGTACAACTTGATCGAGCGGTGGCATGCCCTCACTGCCCTTCTATCTTTCCTGACCACAAGGTTTTACATATTTTTAGCTCTAGATCTTTCTCGAGTTAAGCCCTTTTCAAGGTTATTCGGGAGCTTGGTTGATAGCTTGACACCATCATCCGAGAACCAGTGATGGGTTGTGGAACAATAACAACCAGTCCTAAAATTTGGAGAATACGAGACCAGATCTGCCAGGAAAAAGGCAAAATGACATGATGATGTATTGAATTGACTCCTCATTTTGGTCGCGCAAGGGGCAAGTAGTCGGGTTGAGGCAACCTCCTTTTGGTCGGGTGGTCCGCCGTCCAACAACGATTATTGATGACGAGACAACAATGTTTTCAAATACGTACAATCCATTATTGTTTGGACGATAACATCCATCCTTATTTGAATTATTAATTCAACAATATTTTCGGTACATTCCGTAACTTTTCACCTGATTCAGCTGTATTCCAATTAACCGCATCCACATTCAACACACATTTAAAACATTGCATCCACGTTCAAGAATTTCACACACATTTCAATTCATCCAGGCATTTTTTTATATAGACGAAAAAGGATTTCCCTCCGCTTTATGTTATAAAGCAACCACCACATCACAAGTCATACAAAGCCAAAacgaaagagaaaaagagagaaacagCAAAGATACATGATACTGGAGGAGCCGCTACACATTTTCCTATACAAAACCATCGTTTTTGGGACATTATCCTTTAGGTACACTGGGCTTTTAGGCCGGGCCCTCCAGCAGAAAACCGGATCCCAAGCCTGTCGGGCTCGGGCCGTCGGGCCGGGCCACCCATACCAAAGCCTATGTTGCAAaacaaaaaaaagacaaaaaatagTAAACCCGGTTGCCGCCACGGCGCCACTCGCGACGGCCACGTGACAGGAAGGCGCATTGGTCGGTCGGCGGGCTCGCCTCCTTCCCGAGGAAGGAAGGGAAGGGAACGCACGCAGCGCACCAAACCAAATTGAAATGAAAAACGTTGGAGGGAAAACTCCCGCCAACATAAATAAATCCCCCGCCGACCCCCGAAACCCCTCCCCCCACACCTCACAAAATCCGGTAATCCCCACGCCCGCAGAGACTCCGGAGGAGACCCAGCGATCGGAATGGCGGACATGGGCAGCCTCGAGAAGATGGGACGGGAGCTCAAGTGCCCCATCTGGTACGCCCGCCCGCCGCCCCGCCGGCCCTTTTCTTTCCCCTCGTCTCGTCCGCGCCCTCGTGGCCGACACCTGGATCTGTGGACACCAGTTCTCCGATTTATCCCCTTTCTTGTTGTTGATTCTGACTGGCTGTTGTTCGTCAATTTGATCCTGGTGGCAGCCTGAGCCTGCTCAGATCGGCGGTGTCCGTCACCTGCAACCACATCTTCTGCAAGTGAGTCCCTTCTGCCCGTCCCCCTCCGTTGCAATATCCCTGTGAAACTATCCGATCTGGGCTCATGTGTGCGCTCCCGACCTTGTTGCAGCCACTGCCTCACGGAGTCGATGAAGTCCTCCTCCACCTGCCCTGTGTGCAAGGTGCCGTTCCGCCGAAGAGGTTAGTGGGCGTAGCTGTTGTTATCTGGGCCTTCTTAGGCTGCTGAAGTTATATATGTTTTGTGTAGAATATGTTGTGCTGCAAAAGACGGAATTGTTTCCCCGTGCGCAAAAaaaatgcttcacctttttaaggaTTGGATAACGTTAACATGCATGATATGTCTGCTTTACGAAGCAATTAAATATTTATCTAACTATATGCGAAAATCGGaaccatagtactccctccgtaaagaaatataagagcgtttagatcactactttagttatctaaacgctcttatatttctttacagagggagtactattaaaACTCCACAGAAATGTTTTTGATGAACTAGTGTTTACTGTAACTCTGCAAGTTCTGACGTGATGGCTTGATCTTAATCTAATACAAAACTCACGTTATAAAGCCTGGTTTTGCTTGTAGAAATCCGGCCAGCACCACACATGGACAATCTGGTCGGCATTTTGAAGAGCATGGAGGCTGCATCAGGAAGTAATGTTGTCTCAACACAGGTGACTCCTGCGGCACAAGTTGCAGGTAATTTTCTGGCATAGCATCAACTCTTCTTTTGTTCGCTAGCATATGTGCAAGGTGGTCAATTGTGAAATTAATTTTGAAGGACGATTTAATTATGTGGTTGTTTTGCATCTGCCGGGGTCTGCACCACATTCGTTGTTGTATCCATTTTGGCATGCTGTCTGGTGGATGGTTGTCTGTTTGCCTCTATAAAACTGAAATCAACTTTTACAGATAATTTTAGCACAATTAGTCTTCAGTCTTGTGCTTACTGTATTATTCTTACTTGATCTTGAAGATGGATCAAAGCATGCCAACAGCGAGAAAAAGTCTAAAAGGTCACAAAAATCAACAGTGCAAAAGAAGAAGATATCATCCGAGAAGAAAGCAAACAAAACAAAGTCTGCTGTGGCTTCTGCATCTGGTTCTACTAAAAAGCCTTCTTTCTCTACGAACAAGAGAATACATGTGACACCATTCCCTGAATCTGAGACACCAATGAGACCTCAGAAGATTATGAAGTCTCAAGGGACAACAGATAAATTGAATGGTGATGCTCAAGAAGGCAAAGATAAAGCATCAGCCTCTGATAAACTGGAAGGTTTCTCATTGTCACCCTTTTTTTGGTTAAGGGAAAGAGAGGATGCAGAAGGCGGCACTCTTGAAACGTTAAGTGAACCACCCTCATTGGCCACGCCCTTGCGTCACAATGCACCTTGTTTTAGTGACATCAAAGATTCTGATGCTGGAACCCCTCCTAACACGACTCCAAATGTATGTTTTCTGAACATTTATGTTTTTTTCCTGTTCAAATTTTGTGCTTACTAGCTTTGCATAAATTGTGCTTACGGTTAGCTATTTGAGTTGCAGAGCAAAGCTGTGGTTCCAGATGCCTTCGATAGTGAAATCTTTGAATGGTCCCAGAGGCCTTGCTCTCCAGAGCTGTGTTCTACTCCACGGAAAAAGCAGGTAATTTGCTACATGTGGCCAGACACACTGTACATTTCGTCCTGTTTCTTCTTTATAATCTGATTTGCATCTACTTTGTATTTAGCATGTATTTTACCTAACTGTTTGGACTGTTCAGGGTAAATTTGAGGATATATTAGATCACATAGCAGAGAAAGATGACGAGGAAGATATACAGCttggtggttcattcgatgagtcaGGTCATACACATAATGCAGCTCAGCCTGTcaagaggaagaaggggaagaaggcaaGAGGTGGGAACAGCAGGAAGACAAAATTGCTGGAGGTCATCACAAAAGAAGCTGATGCCAACCAACAAGATTCAAATATCACTAAAAGTCTTGCCGCAAAGTCATGCGAAGAAAACAGCAGTGCTATAGAGAAGAATACTTCAAGTAGAAGAAACAAGGCTGGTAACGACATCAATCTATTTCCCTGTTCTGATGATAACTCCATGGGGACATTTCACCCTCGAGAAAATAGTTTGGAGATTGAAGTACATGATGGACACCTCTCGGAAAGATCTCAGAAGAAGGAGAAAAGTGGTCAACAGAAGAAATGTGCAAGGAAGCTGGGAACAACAGGGAAGAGTACAGTTGAGACTACAGAGAGTAATTCTGAGCCAAGAAGTAAGCGAGTTAGAAAAATGCCTGACAGTGTCAATGCTGAAAAGATAGGAGTTACTGATGTCTCTAGAAATGAAACAGAAATGCCATTACTCCACAGCTTCATGAAAAGTTGCACCCAGCACAAACTTTTGGATGGTAGAAGTAAAAGGAGCCGGAAAAATAGTAAGTTCAGTGAAGGAACGAATAGTCAGATAGGGCTTGATAGCATGAAATCGAACATCACTGCAAATACATCAAGCATTTTACTTGGTAGATGCCAAAGTAGTGAGGCAATACGTGCAGCTCCTTCACCAATGGATGCTTCAGTTAAGAATAAATGTGCAAAAAGTATCAAACAAACAGATTGTTCAGAAATGAAAAACTTTGGAAAGCTCCAAGCTTGCACTGGTAATACTTTCCTGAAGAAATGTGATGACACTGTCTCTAAGGTTTTCTGTGCTTTCTGCCAGTCTGCTGATATCACAGAGGTATGTTCATATCATTTTCAAATGCCTTATGTTGATGTTCCCAAATCCTTGGTACTGAACGGTAAATATCTCTACTTTCTTGAAGGAGTCTGGAGAGATGGTTCACTACCATAATGGAAAACAAGTCCCTGTAGAATTTGGTGGAGGGGCTAATGTCATACATTCTCACAAGAACTGCATGGAGTGGTTTGTTGTCCTTTCCAGCACATGATTGTATTGTAAAATATTTTTGTTCTTGATATATCTAGCCAAGTTTCATCATAACCTTTTATTTTACCATAGGGCTCCAGATGTCTACTTTGAAGATGACTCAGTGTTTAATCTTACGCCCGAGTTAACTAGAAGCAAAAGGATCAAATGTGCTTGCTGCGGAGTTAAAGGTGCGGCACTTGGTTGCTTTGACAAGAGTTGTCGCAAAAGCTTCCACTTCACATGTGCTAAATTGATCCCAGAATGCAGATGGGATAATGTAAGTTCATATTGTGTTCTGATCTAGCAATTTCAACTTTATCAGAATAACTCTTTGCCATTTGTCAAAGTTCTAAATTGCCACCTTATTTCTCTAATTTATTTTCACTGTCAGGAAAACTTTGTGATGCTATGCCCTTTGCATCAGTCTTCCAAGTTGCCAAAGGAAGTTTCTGAGCCACAAAAGCAATCCAAAAGGATAACAGCACCAAAATGGTACCCCCAGAACCTGCTGTTTAAACAGTCTTGTAATGGTCAATATGTATGATTACTTACTGGAGGGCAACTGTTTTTTTTCAGTCCATCTCAAGTAAGATCTAGCCAAGCTTGCAGCAATAACTGGAAATGGCCATCAGGATCACCACAAAAGTGGGTTCTCTGCTGTTCAGCTCTTTCTGCTGCTGAGAAGGTATACATCTTATTTTCCTTATCAAATCCATGATATTTGCTCCATATGAGTTTTAACTGAGATGAAATGATCGAATTGCTCAGGGCGTCGTAACAGAATTTGCGAAATTAGCTGGTGTGCCTATTTCCAAGAGCTGGAGCCCCAGCGTTACCCATGTCATTGCATCAACTGACCCCTCTGGCGCTTGCAAGCGCACACTGAAGTTTCTGATGGCAATCTTGAACGGCAAATGGATCGTCTCCATTGATTGTAAGCACATAGTGGACTCTCTGTCATATCAACGCAGAAATGATATTGATGCCCTGTAGTGTTACTAACTGCTGCCTTTATGCTGCTGTAGGGGTTAAGGCTTGCATGGAAAGCATGGAACCTGCTGATGAGCAGAAATTTGAGGTCACCACCGATGTTCATGGCGTCAGTGAGGGTCCGAAGTTAGGAAGACAGAGAGCAATCAACAAGGTACCATTCTTCCAGTGTTATTTTCCCAACTGTTATTGTACTACTGCTACAGCAGTCAGTTAACTGTCCATTTGTTCTGCAGCAACCCAAGTTGTTCAACGGCATGCAGTTCTACCTCCATGGGGACTACACCGTGACCTACAGGGGCTTCCTGCAGGACCTGGTGGTTGCGGCAGGCGGCACGGTTCTGCACCGGAAGCCTGTCTCAAGGGACCAGCAGAAGCTGCTTGATGACTGCTCCTCTGTTTTCGTCGTGTACAGTGTTGAGAACCAGGGGAAGGCGAAACTCGGCGACAATGACAATGATCGCCGCAGGCAGGCTGATGAAGCCCAGGCCCTGGCATTCGCCTCTGGTGGTGAAGCCGTGAGCAGCGCCTGGATAATCGACTCTGTTGCAGCTTGCAAGCTGCAACCTCTGTGACTGAGCTCAAAGAAGGCTTCTCATGTCAGTTGGTTGAGTAGTAAACTGAAAAATCAAGGAGGTCACTGGACAATTGCTTAATTTTATACCGTGTCATGTAATTATAAGAGTAACATTTTGTGTTTTTTCTTTCAAAAAGGAGGTTGTTCATGAGTTAACTTTATCATTCCAATGTAAAGAGGTTCAGGCTCAACTAGTGTCGTGATGTGTGTGCCGGAAGGTCTCCCTATTCCTTTGAGCCAGATTAATTGCTACAAGATGATTATCATAATCTTCTACCACAGTACATCATTTGGTGCATTGTTTATGATGTGTTTAGGGACATCACTCGCATTGAGAGGTGCAGTTGGGAGACATTGTGAAAAGgctcaaatgacatctctttccctATAGGAATTGAGATATGTGTGATCTCACTTtgtatgattttcctattcctatgacaTTCCTATTCAAATTGAAGTCTGCAAAGAAACCCACATGAACTGTTTACTTGCAGGGCCGTAAAAAGAGGGACATGCTCAGTAGTGGAAAGGCATAATTTTTTTTACAGCAATAGAGCTGTCAGAGAGCAGGATGAACTTAAAACACCAAGGCAGAGAGAGGCACGTAAACAGCAAACTCAAAAAATATTGATCAGGGTTCAGACTGGCTTACTGCAGTTGTACCCTTGCACATGAGGCTGAACGATGAACTACTTGGTTACATTTTGTTCTAACCATACATAAGCAACAACCAGGGAAAGAAGGTAAAAGTCTTGAAGCTTTCACACGCAAATACACTTTCAGATTTGTTCGAATGTAAGGCAGCAGTAGACAGATGAATGCTTGAATGAATAGGTAGATACAAGAAGAACACATGAGCAGCCATTGGTTCAGCAATTCGCACATGATCGGGgccaagaatctgtttatggcatatcAATATTCAAGGATACCGACTGACCCCGGGGAAAGTTGCAGCCTGAACCACCGGTGCATGGGCAGGACGCGgctgaaccaaaaacaaaaaaaaagaagacCAAGGTTCAGACATGCTCGGTTTCACCTGACGAATCAGATGTACCTTGTGGCGACCCAAGTTGCCATTGAGCGTTTCTTCACTACGATGGTCTTTTAAATGTGGGGTGAGAGATGCTCGAACTCTCGACCTCAGGATTACTCGCAATTGTTTCAGCTATGAGACCTACGCGCTAGCCAACTGCGCCACTACCCCACCTGTTGTTCCGGAAGCGAAACAAACGTCCTTTTTATTGGATGTGGTGGTGAAAAAAAACCACCCTAATTAAGCAACAAGAGCATGCAAAATCATGGAGCGAATTCAACGGATGCTTATATCTTGCCCATTCCCATTCATCTTCAGTTAAATGAAGTGATATTCGCAAAAACAAAAAAGTTAAATGAAGTGATGAGATTTTAACACCCGAGTGAGGCCCTCCTTTGACGGATCAGGAAGGCAGCATGAGAAGAAGATGGCGGTGGTGGTTGAGAGGGTGATGCCGCCCGCACTCGgccggtcgtcgtcgtcgtcgaggaTGCAGGAGTAACCGGCCGTGTACAAGGACAAGACGATCGAGGCCGACGGAAACCAGCAGGGTGTTGCTCAGGCAGGAGCCCTCGTCCACCTACGCCAGCGCTCGCCCTTGAGTACCACCGGAGCCAGAGCTGAAGACGTGAGCGATCCTGAGGTCGACGATAGGGGTGCAAGGGTTCCTGATTGTATGTATGCAGGCAGAGGCAGTCCAGCATAATATTGCATCATCTGGAGAATTCTGTCGAATGGAGACAACACTGATTCTTCCTGCTGACGGTTAAACGCGTCCAGTCCGGCCACAATCAGCTAGACCCCTGAACCTGAAGGAAGCAACTGTGTTTGCAGGGTGTACGTCAGGCAAACCACTGCAAGAAACGAGCCCAGGAAATGATTTGTATCTGATGGAGGACCCGGCATGGTAGTGGCCGATCACCTCAGGAGGCTTGATCTCAATCTGGTGCGGGTTTCCCCCTTGCACACCGCTGCAATCTCGCTGTGCCTGCACGATGGTCATGCTGCAGATGAGTTTTTTTTCCCCACTGTTATAAAGCTGGCTTCAGGTGCCTTCTTCTCTGTACATGTTCAGAAAACAGAGCATGAGCTTCAGATGTTAATCCCAAGGAAACAAATAGTGCAGCCGAATTAATCCCCAAGCATGTTTTATTCTCTTCTCTTTCTTTGCACGTTAGGAAACAGACACGTCTCCCAGCAATC
The sequence above is a segment of the Triticum dicoccoides isolate Atlit2015 ecotype Zavitan chromosome 1A, WEW_v2.0, whole genome shotgun sequence genome. Coding sequences within it:
- the LOC119286446 gene encoding protein BREAST CANCER SUSCEPTIBILITY 1 homolog yields the protein MADMGSLEKMGRELKCPICLSLLRSAVSVTCNHIFCNHCLTESMKSSSTCPVCKVPFRRREIRPAPHMDNLVGILKSMEAASGSNVVSTQVTPAAQVADGSKHANSEKKSKRSQKSTVQKKKISSEKKANKTKSAVASASGSTKKPSFSTNKRIHVTPFPESETPMRPQKIMKSQGTTDKLNGDAQEGKDKASASDKLEGFSLSPFFWLREREDAEGGTLETLSEPPSLATPLRHNAPCFSDIKDSDAGTPPNTTPNSKAVVPDAFDSEIFEWSQRPCSPELCSTPRKKQGKFEDILDHIAEKDDEEDIQLGGSFDESGHTHNAAQPVKRKKGKKARGGNSRKTKLLEVITKEADANQQDSNITKSLAAKSCEENSSAIEKNTSSRRNKAGNDINLFPCSDDNSMGTFHPRENSLEIEVHDGHLSERSQKKEKSGQQKKCARKLGTTGKSTVETTESNSEPRSKRVRKMPDSVNAEKIGVTDVSRNETEMPLLHSFMKSCTQHKLLDGRSKRSRKNSKFSEGTNSQIGLDSMKSNITANTSSILLGRCQSSEAIRAAPSPMDASVKNKCAKSIKQTDCSEMKNFGKLQACTGNTFLKKCDDTVSKVFCAFCQSADITEESGEMVHYHNGKQVPVEFGGGANVIHSHKNCMEWAPDVYFEDDSVFNLTPELTRSKRIKCACCGVKGAALGCFDKSCRKSFHFTCAKLIPECRWDNENFVMLCPLHQSSKLPKEVSEPQKQSKRITAPKCPSQVRSSQACSNNWKWPSGSPQKWVLCCSALSAAEKGVVTEFAKLAGVPISKSWSPSVTHVIASTDPSGACKRTLKFLMAILNGKWIVSIDWVKACMESMEPADEQKFEVTTDVHGVSEGPKLGRQRAINKQPKLFNGMQFYLHGDYTVTYRGFLQDLVVAAGGTVLHRKPVSRDQQKLLDDCSSVFVVYSVENQGKAKLGDNDNDRRRQADEAQALAFASGGEAVSSAWIIDSVAACKLQPL